In the Campylobacter suis genome, GGCGAGGGAGCGATAAAGAGCATAAACACAGCGGGGATAATCCGCAAAAACTCTATCTCCGTTTTGGACGCTAGAAACTTGCCAGTTAGCATAGACATCACGGTTCAGTACCGTCTAAATCCTGAAAATGCACCGCAAACTATCGCTGCATGGGGCTTTAGCTGGGAGAGCAAGATAGTAGATCCTGTCGTGCGTGATGTGGTGCGTAGCATAGCTGGTAAATACACAGCAGAAGAGCTTCCAACAAAGCGTAACGAGATAGCAACCGCCATAGATGACGGTATCCGTAAAGACATCGACGCTCAGCCAAATAAGCCAGTCGAGCTACTCACAGTCCAGCTTCGTGAGATAATCTTGCCTGAAAAGGTAAAAGAGCAGATCGAGCGCGTTCAAATAGCAAAACAAGAGGCTGAGCGAACAAAGTATGAGGTCGAGCGTGCAAATCAAGAAGCACTTAAAAAGGCAGCCCTTGCTGAGGGTACGGCAAAGGCAGTTATCATAGAGGCACAAGGTAAAGCTGATGCTGTAAAAATAGAAGCTGACGCACAAGCATATGCAAACAAAGAGGTTGCAAAAAGCTTAGATAGCAATCTATTGCACCTAAAACAGATCGAAACTCAAGGCAAATTTAATGAAGCATTGCGTGAAAATAGTGACGCAAAAATTTTCCTAACACCAGGTGGTGCAGTGCCAAATATCTGGGTTGATACAAAAGACAAAGCAAAACAAAGCGCGATAGAAAAATAAATAAAACTGGCAAGGCTTGACCTTGCCACTATTTGTCTAAATTTAAGCTCTTATGAAAGCATTTAAATTTGATACAAATTTGGAATGAAAAATGATAAATATAGACTGGCAAAAAGTTAGCGGATTACTACCTGTTATAGTTCAAGAAGATAGCTCAAATGAGATTTTAATGCTTGCATACATGAACGAAGAAGCGCTAGATCTAAGCCTAAAAACAGGCTATGCCCACTACTTTTCACGCACTAAAAATCGTATCTGGAAAAAGGGCGAAGAGAGTGGCAACACACAAAAAATCATATCTGCTAGCCTTGATTGTGATAACGACACACTGCTACTAAAAGTCATACAAAATGGCGGTGCAGCCTGCCATACTGGCGCAAAGTCTTGCTTTTTTAACCAAATAAATTTGCAAAATTTAAATATAGAAACTAAAAAACCATCGCCTAGCTCACAGCCAAGCTATGACATCATCGACGAGCTTTATCATGTTGTGCTTGAGCGCAAGCTAAATGCAAACCCTGAGAGTTCGTATGTTGCAAAGCTATTTTCAAAAGGAGAAAACGCCATCTTAAAAAAAGTAGGCGAAGAGGCGACTGAATTTGTTATGGCGGGCAAGGATGTTACAAGAATTTCACAAAATATCGCCAGCACAAACGAACGCCTAGATACTGCAAATCAAAAAATAAACAAAATTTTAAGCCAAGCAAATACCGAAGTAAAAGACGAGCTAAGCATACTAGACATAGCTATGCTTACAGATGAGATCGTAAACCTTAATAAAATTTTACAAAAAAATAAAGAAGATATGGTGTATGAGGCAGCCGATCTTTACTTTCACACGATTGTAGCTCTTGCAATGCACAACATCCATCCAGAACGCATCAAAACCGAACTTGCTCGTAGGTTTGGACTAAGTGGGATCGATGAGAAAAACTCAAGGCAAAGCTAAATGCTAACAACACTACGCCAAGACCTGCTATTTATCCTGGCAAATGCAAATTTGATTGACTACATGGCGTATGGATGGGTTGTTTTATGTTTTATCTTGTTAATGCTAATCGGTTTTTACTGCACCATAAAATGGTGGTGGCAAATAGGTTTTTTAATCATCTTACTTGATGTGATAGCGCTTTTTGTGGGAGGGTATTACGCAAATTTAGAGCTTTCAAAAAGGCTTAGACCAACTGAAATTTCACCCCTTTATCTAAAACAGTTAAAATACTCTGATAATCTTGTTGTAGATCTAAACATTACAAATTTATCAAAAAATACATTTCAAATTTGCAAGATAAACATCGGTTTTTACGCAAATTCAGACCAAGAGCTTAAAAATTTTGTAAATGCTATAAACCCTTTTCGCGTAAAGTCGATATACATAGGTGAGCCACTGCACCCAGGTGCGACTAAAGAACTCACAACTGTTGTGGAAAATTTTGCTTTTATTGATTATAATACAACAGTAAAAACGGAGTGTTTTGAATGAGTGCTAGTTATTTTAC is a window encoding:
- a CDS encoding DUF2393 family protein: MLTTLRQDLLFILANANLIDYMAYGWVVLCFILLMLIGFYCTIKWWWQIGFLIILLDVIALFVGGYYANLELSKRLRPTEISPLYLKQLKYSDNLVVDLNITNLSKNTFQICKINIGFYANSDQELKNFVNAINPFRVKSIYIGEPLHPGATKELTTVVENFAFIDYNTTVKTECFE
- the hisIE gene encoding bifunctional phosphoribosyl-AMP cyclohydrolase/phosphoribosyl-ATP diphosphatase HisIE; translated protein: MINIDWQKVSGLLPVIVQEDSSNEILMLAYMNEEALDLSLKTGYAHYFSRTKNRIWKKGEESGNTQKIISASLDCDNDTLLLKVIQNGGAACHTGAKSCFFNQINLQNLNIETKKPSPSSQPSYDIIDELYHVVLERKLNANPESSYVAKLFSKGENAILKKVGEEATEFVMAGKDVTRISQNIASTNERLDTANQKINKILSQANTEVKDELSILDIAMLTDEIVNLNKILQKNKEDMVYEAADLYFHTIVALAMHNIHPERIKTELARRFGLSGIDEKNSRQS
- a CDS encoding prohibitin family protein, with product MPADLNDYFNKKNKNTNSSGGSNGGGGDSNEPPRMNFKKPKMPDGFGKMGAVAYVIIAIVAIIAITQPFVIINSGEVGIKSTAGKYEPSPLQPGFHFFIPFIQKVAIVDTRVRLINYTSGEDMGEGAIKSINTAGIIRKNSISVLDARNLPVSIDITVQYRLNPENAPQTIAAWGFSWESKIVDPVVRDVVRSIAGKYTAEELPTKRNEIATAIDDGIRKDIDAQPNKPVELLTVQLREIILPEKVKEQIERVQIAKQEAERTKYEVERANQEALKKAALAEGTAKAVIIEAQGKADAVKIEADAQAYANKEVAKSLDSNLLHLKQIETQGKFNEALRENSDAKIFLTPGGAVPNIWVDTKDKAKQSAIEK